A region of the Streptomyces durocortorensis genome:
TGTTGCAGGGCTGACTACCGAGTGCCCGAGCCCGTGGCGAGATTTCGATTTCCGTCATCCGCCCACCCATGGCAAAGCCTCAGGTCTCTGACCTGAGGCTTTGCCATGGGTGGGCGGATACTCCTAGGCCATGTAGTTGTAGATCGGCCAGAACTGCGGCGTCGGGGGCGGGCCCTGCACGCCTGCGGCCTGGAGGGCGGGGGCGAGGCGCTCTGCGATGAAACGCTTTGCGTCGTCCTCCGACTCCCAGACCTCGATGACGCGCCAGCCACCGTTCGGGCTCGGCCCGCCGGCGTGGAAGATGCCGCCCGCGGGCTTCTCCTGCATACCCAGCTGCTCCCGAACCTTGTCGTAGATCTCCTGCGATCCGTGTGGATTGTCCACCATCATGGCAATCGTCATCGCTGCCTCCTCTTGGTCGGTCTTCCATTCCCCAAGGAGTCATACGGCGCGCGGCGGAAGGGGCTTGCCGATCTCCGTCCGCAGTGCTTCCAGGAAGGCTTCCGGCTGCTCGAAGGCGGGATCGCCCGCGGCGCTCGATCACGTACAGCGGCCATCCGTAACGGGCGCTCGCGGTTCGGCGACCCTCGGCCGCGGCTGGAGGTCGTGCCGCCCGCAGATCACGCTCGTGGGCGCGGTGATCCGTGCCGGGCCGACCTCGGGGATCGGAATCATCGCCAACTCCGGCATGAGGCTCCGGAGAACGGGCTCCTGGTCGGGCGCGCGGGCTCGGTCGAGAGCGTACGCCTCCAGCAACTCCATACTATCTCCGAGCTCTTCGCGCAGCCTGTCCAGGAGCGAAGCGGTGCGCTTCCCTTTCGGCCTCGGGCCCGTAAGGGACTTGCTCCTCTCCATACGGGACAGTCGACACGGAGGTCGGTGGGTTCCCAGGTACGGCGCGAAACACCTTGTCGCACGTTCGCTCGATCGCCGACTACGTCGTCACCGATGCCTACAGCTGACGATGTGAGTACACGCGGCAGGAGGGTGGCAGATCCGCGGCCCGTGCCGGTCCAGTCCCTCTGGTGCCTGCCGAAAGCGAACGGCAAAGGCAGGGCGGCGAGCTCCTGTCCCCTGCCTGGCTCCCTCTCCGTACATCGTCGGCCTGCCGGTTGTTCTCAGCGGCGCCGCTGGCACCCTGTACCTGGTCCCGGGACGGCTGGTCGCCGCTCTCCCCCATGACTGCGACCCCGCCTCGCCCCGGCCACGAAAGGGATGCCGGCCGGCCGGCCCCGTCGCAAGTACGGTCCCGTCCCGGCCGATACGGATCAGGCGGGTATCTGTCATGCAAAGGCCGGAGTACACGACGGCGGAACGAATCAACCCGATACGAACGAAAGTATCCGGCCTCTACAACCTTTTGCGGCGGTGAATAGTCTTTGCGACGCAAAGACTATTCCTTCAGGGGGTATTTTCCGTGAAGTTGTCCCGGATCGCCGCAGCTGTGACCACCGCTGCCCTGGCTCCGGCCGTCCTCCTCGCGTCGCCGGCGTTCGCCGACTCGAACCAGGCTGCCGCGTCCACCACCAACCCGCCGGCTCCGACCGCCCCCGACCGCGAGGCCGCGGACGCGTCCGGCAAGGACCAGGCGGAGCAGGACCGCAAGACCATCCTCGCGATCATCGCCGACCCGATGGCCAGCGAGTACATGAAGGAAGCCGGCCACAAGGCCATCGCCGACGGCCCCGCGGCCATGCGCACGTTCATCGAGACCGACCAGCACAGCATCCGTCTCGACGACTACCGGATCGCCATCATGAGGCTCCTGCACTCCGCGGGCCCCCACCTGGAGGAAGGAATCAAGGCCTTCCTGAAGACCGACGGGCGGACCTTGGCAGACCTCCGCCACTTCTACGAGGTCACCCAGCACGAGCTTCGCGACACCGACAACAGGATCGAGATCGCCCGCCTGGTCAACGACGCCGGTCCCGCGCTGAAGGAAGCCGCCAAGAAGGCCCTTCTGGGCACTCCGGCGGACCGCATCGCCTTCCTGGAGAAGGGCCGCCACCTCGCGCAGGCCGAGGACGACCGGGTCGAGCTCGCCCGGATCGACGAGGGCTGGGACGGCCCCATCCTCAGCGAAGCGATCAGCAAGCTCCTGAACGGCTCCCCGACCCCGGCCGAGCTGCGCCACTTCCTGGAGGTGACCCAGCACGAGCTGCGGGACCAGGACAACCGCGTAGAGATCGCCCAGATCATCGACGGGGGCGGCCCCGAGCTCGTCAAGGCCGGCCGCGCCGCGCTGGCGGGCACCCCCGCCGACCGTGCCGCGTTCCTGCTCACCGGTCAGCACGAGGCCCGGAAGAAGGACGAAAAGGCCCAGCAGGAGAAGGACGAGAACGACGACAAGAAGGACGACAAGAACGACGGTCAGAAGGACCAGGACGGCTCCGGCGCCGACACCGGGAACGACGACAAGAAAGACACGGGAAGCACCGGCAACACAGCCGTGACCCCGCAGAGCGGCAGCGGCGCTCAGCTGGCCTCCACCGGCGCGGGCGACACCCCCCTGATCGCAGGAGGCGCGGGCACCGCGCTCGTTGCCGGCGCGGGCTTGCTGCTCGCCGCCCGGATACGCCGCCAGGCCTCCGGCAACTGACCGCCCACACCTCCATACGCAGCAGGGCCGACCGTGTGACGGACACGGTCGGCCCTGCTGCGTCTCCCTAGGACGCCGGACCACGAACAGCTACCGCGTCCGCGTCTCGGTGAGGCACATGGTCGTCCCGGCCCGGGAGGCTGAAGACCGTGTAGACGTCGGCGGGCCGAGTGAGGATGCTGGACGACTGGCCGAAGGTGAGGATGTCGTAGACGTGATGCTCACAGCCTGCGGTGTCCAGGGCGGTGATCAGTTCCTCGCGGAGCACAGTGGCCTCGGACGACCCTGATTCGGGCAGGACGAGAACGGGCAGGTTTGCTGTCGAACGGGCCAGCGATGGAACCGGATTCCGCTGACCGACCGCTTGGTGACATCCAGCTTGAGCCAGCCCCAGGAGTACGGGTAGCCGTCGATGTCGGGCCCCTTCATGACGTGGGCGGGGTGCGGCCGCCCCGGACCGAGGAGGTCCTCGGCCTCGGCCAGAGGCATTCCGCGGTGAAGCGGACCGATTCGGCCGGTTCGAGCGAAGTCGACAAGCATGTTCACCAAGGTCACGGCAGTGACTGTGTCACTCTCCCGGACCTGTGCGCACTCCGGTACCAGCGCCGTGCGGAGCCCGTCCCGCCCCGCCGGACGCCGACGAGCGGCAGAAGCCGGGCCGTCATCGGCGCGTCCAGTTCGCGTGGATTCCCTTGGAGTGCAGAAGCCGAAGCGTGTGCAGACCATGCGGTGCTGGCACTGTTCGAAGAAGGCGTAGCCGCCGTAGTCGTGTCCGAGGTCCTGGTGCTGCCAGGGCTCACCGGCTGCAGCGACGCCGGAGACCACCGCGTCGCGGTCGACCACGACCTCGATGGTGCGCATGTTGCGCTCGAAGTCACCGGCTTCGGCGTAGGCATTGGACAGGGTGCTGGACGTGATCTTCGCGTAGTGCTGGGTGGATCGCGGGGAGCGGTGTCCGAGCCGGGCCTACCGCTCGGACAGGGTCCGGCTCTTCGGCGTTCTCGAACTGGCTGGCGATGGTGGACCGGGCGCGGTGATCACACGTGCGGCGCGGACGTCGACTGTTCGCGCCCGGCGAGCAGCATCGCCTGGAGCAGGACGCGGCCGACAGGCGCCTCACGGGAAGGCCAGGCGGCCTCGATGGTCAGGCGGGAGCGCGCGCCCTGGGCCAGCCAGCGGTGAATCCTCTGCTCATTGCAAGTCACCACCTGCCAGGCGGCCCACTGGGCGCCTCCTGCCTCCGAGGGCTTGCCGTCGTCGCCCACCGCCACCGTGGAGCCGACGGTGGCAGTACCAGTAATCCCACTCCGGGGTGGCCAGCTCGGCCTGGGAGCGATTCCTCCAGGGCCGCCCCGGGAGGTCCGGCGCTCGTCGATGAACGCCACGAGCGTGTATCAAGGGATAGGAGGAGGGGCCTGCCACGACTCAACCCCTTCACGGAACCGCGTCTCCACCGAACCCGGAACGGTTCAGCCTGCGGCCGGTCCGGGGCCGTAGTCCGCCTTGAATCCGCCCAGACCGTCCGCGAGGTGGGCCAGCCAGCCGCTCGGGGAGTACGGCCGGGGCGGGTCGACCTCCATGCCCAGCTCCGCCACCGCGAGGGCATAGTCGGATTCTTCGAGGGAGAGGGCGAGCAGTTCGTGCAGCTCCCCCATGAGGCGCGCGACCAGCTGCGCGTCCGTGGTGGCGGTGTAGTCGTCCACGGCCGCGTCGTGGTCCGGGAACTCGTCCGGCATGTCCTGCGAGAACCAGCCCCCGAGGAGCTGGCCGAGCTCGGGGAAGCGGGCGCGCCACTCCCAGTGGGTACGAGGGGTGGACGTGGGCGGGACCTCGCCCTGCTCAATGGACCGCTTCAGGTGGTCCGCGATCACGAACAGCCAGTCCTGGATCGCCGATTCGGGCAGGCCGACATCCGGCACGGGGTAGAACTCACCAAGGCTCAGACGCAGCCGGCCCGGTGGGTTACGCGCGTACTCGCGGATCTGCTGTTCGGCCGTCGCCAGGGCCCAGGGACGGGTGTGCCAGGTGTGGCGGAGGTAGGCCTGGAGGGCCTCGCTCGGCCCGCTCGGCTCGTCGTCAGCAGGCATACCGATGTACGCGCTGATCACCTGGTCCAACTCGCCGTAGCGGCGATCGAACTCAAGCGGCTTCATGGACACGGCACTTGACCTCTACAGATAGATCGGAACGGTGGTCAGAACGACGAAGCCGTGCGGGCTGTCCGGATCACGCTTGAGCACCACACGTGCGGCGCGTACGTCGACGGGATCACGCCCGGCGAGCAGCATCGCCTGGAGCAGGACGCGGCCGACAGGCGCCTCACGGGAAGGCCAGGCGGCCTCGATGGTCAGGCGGGAGCGCGTGCCCTGGGCCAGCCAGCGGTGAATCCTCTGCTCGTTGCAGGTCACCACCTGCTGGGTGGCCCACTGGGCGGTTTCTCGGTCCGGATATGTAGCCGAACGGGTCAACAACGGCTGTTACCTCTCAACGTGGATCGAAGGACCAGATCAGCCCGACCTCCTCGACGGACACCCACAGGAGTCCCAGGTCCCAGGGGTACCGACTGAGCGGTGAGCAGCTCGAAATCCGCTGATAGAAGTCGAAGGCTGCGCCGCCTCCCCAGGTGTTCGTGAAGAACTGGGTCCGGTCGGGGCAGCGCGAGAGAATCACCCGAGCGTGCTCCTCCATTTCAGCCAGTCGCTCGGGGAGGCGGGGGTCCCGGGAGACATCGAGATCGAGGGTGGCCAGCAGCACGAGCAGCCGCACCACTGAGGAACGCGGGACTTCCCTGAGCCGACTCTGCCATTCCGTCGAGCCCTCCTCGTCCGCGGGCGGGGTCACGAAGGGGTAAGCCGGGTCGTCCTCCCGCTCCTCCTCCCCTTCGTCGGGATCGATGGTCCGCCACGACCGGGGCTCCACCGACTCTCCCCGCATGACCGAGGCAACGTCGTGCAGCCAGTCATCGCCCGTACGGGGCCCGACCGAGACGAAGGTGTACCGACGGTCGTACATCTCCACGGCAGACCGCCAGGAATCGGCGTCCAGGGGCATCGAAGGACAACTCATACCGACACAGCTCCACAATCCATCCAGAGGTCGCTCATACAGGCATCGAGGTGAACACCATGTAGGGCGGCGAGAGGCTCGGGTCACGCATGAGCCGCATGGAAACGCCCTTGGTGTCGTGCACCTCCGAAATCTTGGTGCCGTCATAGGTGACGCCCTTACCGGTCACGGCGTCACCGGTGAGAGGACCTTGCAGCGGGACGGAGCCGGTCTCGATGGTGATGAACTTGTCCGGCGGGTCCCCTGCCAGCCACCGATCGATCTCGTTGCTGTTGTCGCGTAGGCAATACTGCGTGAACCGTTGTGCTGACTCAACGTCGGCGTAGGTCGAGGCGGCCGGAATCTTCGGCTCACCGCTCGCTCTGCTTTCGTCTCTCATCCGTTGCAGCAACTGCTCGTCGGTCTTCCCCACATGCTTGTCAAGGGTATGGGCATTCCCCATGCCTTCCGCTGCCGCGAGGTCCACCGAGTACTTGTAGGGGAACTGGCTCTCCGGCAGCTGCCAGCTGTGCTCCTTCTTGAACTCGTTCAGCGAGCGCGCACCGAACCCCTGTGCCCGAGCCCGTTCCGCCTGGAACGTGGGAACGCTCAGGAGCGCCTCGTCGAGCTCGAACTCAAGCATGGCCAGCTTGCCCGCGGCATCACTGAACGCGTCGTGATAGGCCTCGACCGCCGCGTCCATGGAAGCCTTGTCCATATGGGACCGGAAGGTCAGAACTACTTCCGCGAACACGAGACCGGCCGCGAGCCTGGTGAGTTTGGAGAGATCGAGATCCACGGTGAGGCTCCTCACCGTCTTGTCCGTGGCCTCCTTCGCCAGGCGCGTAGTGGTCTCCGTGGTCTTCTGACCCATGTCGGCCAGGTCATCGAAGAGCTTCTGGATCACGTTCGCGCTCTTGCCGAGGACCTCGATGACGGGGCGCCTGGTGGCGGGGTCCACCTTCCCATGGGTCTTCCAGTTCCGGGTGCCCTTCTTGGCCGTCACCTCGGCCCGCTGGTCGCGGGCCTTCCCCCAGGCCGTGGTCCCCCAGATCGTCTGGCAGAAGGCCCTCATCGCGGACTGCCATTCGCCGTCGCCCGTGGGATCGGTGATGTAGGAGATCGCGTCCGTGAAGTCGTCAGCCGCCTTCTCCGCGTTCTTCGAGGCTTCCCGCCAGGCCTTGGCGATGTCGCGGAACTCTTCTTCCTTGACACCCGGCGTCTTCTCGTGGATGCGGCCGAGTCTCAGCCCCTCGTCTACCACGGGCTTCATGATGTACATGAGGAAGTCCGGGACCTCTCCGAGGATTCCGGAGATCGCCCATGAGTCGTGGTACTCACCCTCCCCGCGCCATGTGAGGTCGTTCGGCGGACCGTACTTGGGCGCGGTGGCGATGACCGCCGGCGGCTGCTTCTCGTCCGGCGGATCCCCTTTACCCTTCCGCGCCGCCCAGTCGGCCAACGCGTAGTTGTTCGCCGTCTGCGTGAAGCCCACGGCCACACCACCCACCGACACCACGCTCTTCGCCCACAGCTCCAGGAACTTCCCGGCGACGATGCCGTACCGGTCGGCGAAGGAGTCCGCTCCCCAGCCCGTCCCCGCGGACTGACTGTATTTGTCCAGCGTGTCCATCAGTTGCTTCGCCTTCTTGTCATAGGCGAACTGAGCGTCGCGAACAACGAGCGAAGTGAAGTAGAGGTGCTGAGGCTGCACATCGAAGCGGCCCACGCCCCGGTTGGGCGGAGCGGTCCTGGCCTGGTCCTGCTCCCGCTGCCGCTGCTTGTCAGAGGGCAGGTCTGCCATCAGGCCGCACCCCAGCCCCGCAGCACCGCCCGGTGCGCCGCTGCGTAGTTGATCTCCCCGTTGACCACGACGTCCTGCAGCCACGCCTGGGCAGCCTGAAGGTCCGCCGCGGAGCGGTCCCACTCGTCCAGCTTGTCGATGAACACCTCCCGGGCCTCGCCCTCCCAGGTCAGGACCACCTTCTCGACGCGCCGGTAGAGCAGGTCCAGCTGCTTGTTGAGTCCCTTGAGGATGTCCTCAAGATCCCCGGCAAGGTCCTGCAGCGCCGCGAAGTCGACGGCTATGTCGTCGTCGCTCGCCATGCTTCCCCCGTTCAGAAGTCGTCAGTTGACGTATGCGTTCTCAGAGTTCGGAGAGTCGGCTGCGCGGCACGGCGGGTACGTCGGTGTTCGGCGTCGACAGCGCGTCCACCTCCCGCTTCACATCCGTCTCGACCTGGATCTTCCGTAGCTGTGCCATCACGTCCAGCTCCTGCTCCGAGAACCCGTCCCGGCTGAACCGCACGGCCTGTTCAAGTGCCTGGATGACCAGGCGGATACGTACGGCGTCCTCGGCCGCACCGCGGTGGAGGTCCCGATAGGCCTGCGCGGCTGGGCCCCGCCAGCCCGCCTCGATCCGGTCGACAACCACATCCATGCGTTTGACCTGTTTATCCAGGTAGTCCTGCATACCGTCGAGGTCATCGGCAAGGTCCGTCAGCCGGTCTGTCTTCACTCGAAGTCGTGGCTGTTCGCCTGCGCCGCTCATCGCACCCCCCGGTCTGCGTCTCTTGACGTCGCTTCGTCGCAGCCTACTTCGGCTGTCTCGGCCCCCGACTTCTGGCCGGACGATGACGGCGGCGGCCCGGAACGCGATGAGCACGCTCGCCGCCGAACCGAGGACCGGCCGGCGCAGGGCCGCCGGCCGAGACAGTCGCCCCGGCGACTGGCAACCGAGACGACACGGCCGAACTCCGGGACAGTCACGGTTCGGTGAGGGCCGGACTGAATGACTCACAGCATC
Encoded here:
- a CDS encoding RNase A-like domain-containing protein: MLTRSATYPDRETAQWATQQVVTCNEQRIHRWLAQGTRSRLTIEAAWPSREAPVGRVLLQAMLLAGRDPVDVRAARVVLKRDPDSPHGFVVLTTVPIYL
- a CDS encoding contact-dependent growth inhibition system immunity protein, encoding MSMKPLEFDRRYGELDQVISAYIGMPADDEPSGPSEALQAYLRHTWHTRPWALATAEQQIREYARNPPGRLRLSLGEFYPVPDVGLPESAIQDWLFVIADHLKRSIEQGEVPPTSTPRTHWEWRARFPELGQLLGGWFSQDMPDEFPDHDAAVDDYTATTDAQLVARLMGELHELLALSLEESDYALAVAELGMEVDPPRPYSPSGWLAHLADGLGGFKADYGPGPAAG
- a CDS encoding WXG100 family type VII secretion target, which translates into the protein MASDDDIAVDFAALQDLAGDLEDILKGLNKQLDLLYRRVEKVVLTWEGEAREVFIDKLDEWDRSAADLQAAQAWLQDVVVNGEINYAAAHRAVLRGWGAA
- a CDS encoding ALF repeat-containing protein, which encodes MTTAALAPAVLLASPAFADSNQAAASTTNPPAPTAPDREAADASGKDQAEQDRKTILAIIADPMASEYMKEAGHKAIADGPAAMRTFIETDQHSIRLDDYRIAIMRLLHSAGPHLEEGIKAFLKTDGRTLADLRHFYEVTQHELRDTDNRIEIARLVNDAGPALKEAAKKALLGTPADRIAFLEKGRHLAQAEDDRVELARIDEGWDGPILSEAISKLLNGSPTPAELRHFLEVTQHELRDQDNRVEIAQIIDGGGPELVKAGRAALAGTPADRAAFLLTGQHEARKKDEKAQQEKDENDDKKDDKNDGQKDQDGSGADTGNDDKKDTGSTGNTAVTPQSGSGAQLASTGAGDTPLIAGGAGTALVAGAGLLLAARIRRQASGN
- a CDS encoding RNase A-like domain-containing protein, with the translated sequence MADLPSDKQRQREQDQARTAPPNRGVGRFDVQPQHLYFTSLVVRDAQFAYDKKAKQLMDTLDKYSQSAGTGWGADSFADRYGIVAGKFLELWAKSVVSVGGVAVGFTQTANNYALADWAARKGKGDPPDEKQPPAVIATAPKYGPPNDLTWRGEGEYHDSWAISGILGEVPDFLMYIMKPVVDEGLRLGRIHEKTPGVKEEEFRDIAKAWREASKNAEKAADDFTDAISYITDPTGDGEWQSAMRAFCQTIWGTTAWGKARDQRAEVTAKKGTRNWKTHGKVDPATRRPVIEVLGKSANVIQKLFDDLADMGQKTTETTTRLAKEATDKTVRSLTVDLDLSKLTRLAAGLVFAEVVLTFRSHMDKASMDAAVEAYHDAFSDAAGKLAMLEFELDEALLSVPTFQAERARAQGFGARSLNEFKKEHSWQLPESQFPYKYSVDLAAAEGMGNAHTLDKHVGKTDEQLLQRMRDESRASGEPKIPAASTYADVESAQRFTQYCLRDNSNEIDRWLAGDPPDKFITIETGSVPLQGPLTGDAVTGKGVTYDGTKISEVHDTKGVSMRLMRDPSLSPPYMVFTSMPV
- a CDS encoding WXG100 family type VII secretion target — its product is MSGAGEQPRLRVKTDRLTDLADDLDGMQDYLDKQVKRMDVVVDRIEAGWRGPAAQAYRDLHRGAAEDAVRIRLVIQALEQAVRFSRDGFSEQELDVMAQLRKIQVETDVKREVDALSTPNTDVPAVPRSRLSEL